In Falco biarmicus isolate bFalBia1 chromosome 7, bFalBia1.pri, whole genome shotgun sequence, a single window of DNA contains:
- the BTBD6 gene encoding BTB/POZ domain-containing protein 6 isoform X2 yields MAAELYPASTNTNIANSNAAAAAATAANSKKNALQLQQSAQPPPPPQLQNLNNNNLESANWQSFHPTLRERNALMFNNELMADVHFIVGPPGASKKVPAHKYVLAVGSSVFYAMFYGDLAEVKSEIHIPDVEPAAFLILLKYMYSDEIDLEADTVLATLYAAKKYIVPALAKACVNFLETSLEAKNACVLLSQSRLFEEPELTQRCWEVIDAQAEMALKSEGFCEIDQQTLEIIVTREALNTKEVVVFEAVLNWAEAECKRQGLPVTPRNKRNVLGKALYLVRIPTMTLEEFANGAAQSDILTLEETHNIFLWYTAANKPKLEFPLTKRKGLVPQRCHRFQSSAYRSNQWRYRGRCDSIQFAVDKRIFIAGLGLYGSSCGKAEYSVKIELKRLGVVLAQNLTKFTSDGSSNTFSVWFEHPVQVEQDTFYNVSAILDGNELSYFGQEGMTEVQCGKVTFQFQCSSDSTNGTGVQGGQIPELIFYA; encoded by the exons ATGGCTGCAGAACTTTACCCTGCCAGCACCAACACCAACATTGCAAACAGTaacgccgccgccgccgccgccaccgctGCCAACAGCAAGAAGAAcgccctgcagctccagcaaagCGCCcagccgcccccgccgccccagcTCCAGAacctcaacaacaacaacttgGAGAGCGCCAACTGGCAGTCCTTCCACCCCACGCTGCGGGAGAG GAACGCACTGATGTTCAATAACGAACTCATGGCTGACGTCCACTTCATCGTGGGCCCACCGGGCGCATCCAAGAAAGTTCCTGCCCATAAG tatgTTTTGGCAGTCGGTAGCTCAGTCTTCTATGCTATGTTTTATGGCGATCTCGCAGAGGTCAAATCTGAAATCCATATACCAGATGTGGAACCTGCAGCCTTTCTAATCCTATTAAA ATACATGTATAGTGACGAAATAGACCTGGAAGCTGACACAGTTCTGGCTACGCTGTATGCTGCCAAGAAGTACATCGTGCCGGCCCTAGCAAAGGCTTGCGTCAATTTTCTGGAGACCAGTTTAGAAGCGAAGAACGCTTGTGTCCTGCTGTCTCAGAGCAGGCTCTTCGAGGAGCCAGAGCTGACGCAGCGCTGCTGGGAAGTGATTGATGCTCAAGCAGAAATGGCACTGAAGTCAGAAGGCTTCTGTGAGATAGATCAACAAACACTAGAGATCATTGTAACCCGGGAGGCGCTCAACACCAAGGAAGTGGTAGTTTTTGAGGCTGTTCTCAACTGGGCAGAGGCTGAATGCAAAAGGCAAGGGCTGCCGGTTACGCCACGCAACAAGAGGAACGTATTAGGAAAAGCTTTGTACTTGGTGCGGATTCCGACCATGACTTTGGAAGAGTTTGCCAACGGAGCTGCCCAGTCCGACATCCTCACCCTTGAGGAAACTCACAACATATTCCTGTGGTACACAGCCGCAAATAAACCCAAACTAGAGTTTCCgctgacaaaaagaaaaggactcGTACCTCAGCGATGCCATCGGTTTCAGTCGTCTGCATATCGCAGCAATCAGTGGAGGTACCGAGGGCGATGTGACAGTATTCAGTTTGCTGTAGACAAACGGATATTTATAGCAGGACTGGGATTGTATGGGTCGAGCTGTGGCAAAGCTGAATACAGCGTCAAAATCGAACTGAAGCGCTTAGGAGTTGTCCTTGCTCAAAATCTGACAAAGTTTACTTCTGACGGCTCCAGTAACACTTTCTCTGTGTGGTTTGAACACCCTGTGCAGGTTGAGCAAGACACGTTTTACAATGTAAGTGCTATTCTTGATGGTAATGAACTCAGCTACTTTGGGCAAGAGGGAATGACTGAAGTGCAGTGTGGGAAAGTGACATTCCAGTTCCAGTGCTCCTCGGACAGTACTAATGGAACTGGAGTACAAGGAGGACAAATACCTGAGCTCATTTTCTATGCATGA
- the BTBD6 gene encoding BTB/POZ domain-containing protein 6 isoform X1, producing MPLPHGCLNGRIMKCLTFFLLLPETLKKSKKSVRSNGKVPGCYEIVPLSLKKKMAAELYPASTNTNIANSNAAAAAATAANSKKNALQLQQSAQPPPPPQLQNLNNNNLESANWQSFHPTLRERNALMFNNELMADVHFIVGPPGASKKVPAHKYVLAVGSSVFYAMFYGDLAEVKSEIHIPDVEPAAFLILLKYMYSDEIDLEADTVLATLYAAKKYIVPALAKACVNFLETSLEAKNACVLLSQSRLFEEPELTQRCWEVIDAQAEMALKSEGFCEIDQQTLEIIVTREALNTKEVVVFEAVLNWAEAECKRQGLPVTPRNKRNVLGKALYLVRIPTMTLEEFANGAAQSDILTLEETHNIFLWYTAANKPKLEFPLTKRKGLVPQRCHRFQSSAYRSNQWRYRGRCDSIQFAVDKRIFIAGLGLYGSSCGKAEYSVKIELKRLGVVLAQNLTKFTSDGSSNTFSVWFEHPVQVEQDTFYNVSAILDGNELSYFGQEGMTEVQCGKVTFQFQCSSDSTNGTGVQGGQIPELIFYA from the exons ATGCCACTGCCCCATGGTTGCCTCAATGGCAGGATCATGAAgtgtttgactttttttcttctgcttccagaGACCTTAAAGAAGTCCAAAAAGAGTGTGAGGTCAAACGGCAAGGTGCCAGGATGCTATGAGATAGTGCCCCTGTCCCTGAAGAAGAAGATGGCTGCAGAACTTTACCCTGCCAGCACCAACACCAACATTGCAAACAGTaacgccgccgccgccgccgccaccgctGCCAACAGCAAGAAGAAcgccctgcagctccagcaaagCGCCcagccgcccccgccgccccagcTCCAGAacctcaacaacaacaacttgGAGAGCGCCAACTGGCAGTCCTTCCACCCCACGCTGCGGGAGAG GAACGCACTGATGTTCAATAACGAACTCATGGCTGACGTCCACTTCATCGTGGGCCCACCGGGCGCATCCAAGAAAGTTCCTGCCCATAAG tatgTTTTGGCAGTCGGTAGCTCAGTCTTCTATGCTATGTTTTATGGCGATCTCGCAGAGGTCAAATCTGAAATCCATATACCAGATGTGGAACCTGCAGCCTTTCTAATCCTATTAAA ATACATGTATAGTGACGAAATAGACCTGGAAGCTGACACAGTTCTGGCTACGCTGTATGCTGCCAAGAAGTACATCGTGCCGGCCCTAGCAAAGGCTTGCGTCAATTTTCTGGAGACCAGTTTAGAAGCGAAGAACGCTTGTGTCCTGCTGTCTCAGAGCAGGCTCTTCGAGGAGCCAGAGCTGACGCAGCGCTGCTGGGAAGTGATTGATGCTCAAGCAGAAATGGCACTGAAGTCAGAAGGCTTCTGTGAGATAGATCAACAAACACTAGAGATCATTGTAACCCGGGAGGCGCTCAACACCAAGGAAGTGGTAGTTTTTGAGGCTGTTCTCAACTGGGCAGAGGCTGAATGCAAAAGGCAAGGGCTGCCGGTTACGCCACGCAACAAGAGGAACGTATTAGGAAAAGCTTTGTACTTGGTGCGGATTCCGACCATGACTTTGGAAGAGTTTGCCAACGGAGCTGCCCAGTCCGACATCCTCACCCTTGAGGAAACTCACAACATATTCCTGTGGTACACAGCCGCAAATAAACCCAAACTAGAGTTTCCgctgacaaaaagaaaaggactcGTACCTCAGCGATGCCATCGGTTTCAGTCGTCTGCATATCGCAGCAATCAGTGGAGGTACCGAGGGCGATGTGACAGTATTCAGTTTGCTGTAGACAAACGGATATTTATAGCAGGACTGGGATTGTATGGGTCGAGCTGTGGCAAAGCTGAATACAGCGTCAAAATCGAACTGAAGCGCTTAGGAGTTGTCCTTGCTCAAAATCTGACAAAGTTTACTTCTGACGGCTCCAGTAACACTTTCTCTGTGTGGTTTGAACACCCTGTGCAGGTTGAGCAAGACACGTTTTACAATGTAAGTGCTATTCTTGATGGTAATGAACTCAGCTACTTTGGGCAAGAGGGAATGACTGAAGTGCAGTGTGGGAAAGTGACATTCCAGTTCCAGTGCTCCTCGGACAGTACTAATGGAACTGGAGTACAAGGAGGACAAATACCTGAGCTCATTTTCTATGCATGA